In gamma proteobacterium HIMB55, the genomic stretch CATCTATCTTGGGGCCAAAATGCTTCGTGCAGGCCTAAAGGGTTTGATGGTCGGTGATACGGGTCCTCTGCATCCAGAAAATAAGTACTCGGACAAAGTAACTGCGGCGGTCCACGCACGAGATGGTTTACTTATTGTTGTCCTCAACCCCAAAGTCATCATCTTTTTCGTCGCTATCTTTAGCCAGTTCTTATCGCCATCACTAAGCTTGAGTTCGCAACTAGTAGCCGCTGCGTTGGCAGGTATCATCGATGCGTCTTGGTATGGTGTGATGGCTCTTATCGTTAGTAAGAAAGGCGTGCGTGACAAGCTCCAACGAGCTGCTAACCCTTTTGATGTCTTCTTCGGCGTATTGTTAATAACGGTTGCCTTGCTGGTCTTGTGGAGTGTTGTTGGCACTAACTAAGCCTCAAGACTTCCTCACCACGACTGGTCCGTGGAAGTCGGTCATCGCGCCAATATTCATCATCGCACCGATTATTATCTTTGAGCGTCAAGTGATACTGGGCGCAATAGGTTTATGGAGCGAGTGCCGAGACCACCCTTGCATGAAACTCTTCGATGAAGAAGGTGGAGGGTGCTGCGATCGCCATGGCGTTAGGTACGGAGCCGAGCCAATTAGATTCAGCCACCGAGCCGGGGACCAGATTCATTTTAAAGTCGTCTGATTGATTGAGATAAGCCTTGTACAAGCTTGCCCGCACGATAATCAGATTGTGCTTGAAATCCATGGCGATGAACTGGCCATCAAAACCGCGCGTTACAACGACACGATTTAGGCAAGTATTGTCGTCATCCTGCTCTGCACAGAAACTCCAAAACTGTTTGTCGTAGAAATCGGACATGGCACGGATTTCCGACACATAGCTACTGTATTGAGTTCCGCTTTCAAGTTCGATGCCGCCTAAATGCAATAGGTATCCAAATTTGGCGAAGTCTCGGGGGGTGGCATCGAGGCAACAATAGGTCAGGTAGTTACCGTTTGCTTGACCACTCTCGACGTCATCGCGCCACCAAGTTGCACTCATGTTGATCGGTTCAAAGAGCTCAGTCTGTGCAAACGTGCCCGCATCCTGTCCCGTTGCGCGAAACAGTATTTCACCCAGTATTTGGGTGTCACAGTTGGAATACAGGAATTCACCTGCGGTGTAGATGCCGTCTGGATCCCAAGGGTAGGTTGCCCCGTCTACCGCGAGCCCCCGGTCGATGCAGGCCGTCATCTGGTCGGGATAAAAGACAATATTGCCCCCGGCTGCTGCATCGCCTTGGTTCATGCATTCCCCCAGGTCGCCTGTATTGGGCAAGAAACACACAGGAACCAGACCCGAGCGCATGTCTAATAGCTGCTCAATCGTAATATCGGCGCGATCGTCTGCCTGCCACTCAGTTATGAAGTCCGACGCCAATTGATCGGTAGAGCTGATAAACCCTTTCTCAATAGCTATACCTATCAGCATGCTAGTGAAGGATTTTGCGGTCGACCACGACGTCATCAGGCTTGAGCTATCGCGAGTCCCATAATTTTCAGCCCAAAACGCAGGATCTTGTGCTCCCGGGTCAGACGCTAGAGAGACCAAGGTGTTTACCTCGCCGTCTGAAATACCTCGGTACTGCTCCCCGACGATCTTGCCATTGCGGACAACGAGTGCTGCTTGAGTGAATGAGCCGTCTTGCATCGCGTAATCGAAGGCATCTGACAAAGCGCTTTCGTCAAAACCAGCATCGGTGGCGGATTGGGTTTCCCAGTTATCGGGATGCGGTGATTGAAAGCTTGGTGGCGGCGTCACGACAGGTGCCGGAGCAGGGGAAGAAGAGCCACCGCCTCCGCAGGCTTGTAGTGTTAAGGCTGCGAGAAGCGTGAAGTATTCGATTCGATTCATAGGCAGCCTTTTGACACTTTATTGATGTGCTTCTGCTGTCGCCTTAGCCCATTTGTAGTCTGCTTTGCCATTAGGCGCGCGCTGCACTACATCCACCAAGATGCATTGCTTTGGCGCCTTGTAGCCCGCTAACTGCGTTTTGACATGCTCTCGAAGGCCATCCTCACCGATCGGTACTGTGCCGGGCTTTTGTGAGTAAACGGCAATCACACGGTTACCGAGGCGCTCGTCAGGCAGACCTACAACCAAGCAGTCCTCGACGTCGTCGTGGCGCTTAATCGATTCTTCAACTTCCTCGGTGAAGACCTTCTCGCCACCTGTATTGATGCACTGCGAGCCACGACCTAGCAGTGTAATGGTGCCATCGGCCTCAACGGTCGCGAAGTCGCCTGGGAAGGAATAACGAATGCCATCCACAACACGGAAGGTTCGCGCTGATTTCTCCTCGTCTTTGTAATACCCGCGGGGAACGATTCCTGCAGTGGCGACCATGCCCATCTCACCCGAGCCCGGTTGTACGGGTTTGTCGTCCTCGTTAAAGACTTTGACATAGTCGGCAATCATGAACTTCGCCGTCTTGGCGGCGCCTTCGCGGGTACTAATAGACGCACCCATAGAGCCCTCGGTTGAGCCCATAATGTCGTTGAGTACCATATTCTGATGCCTGAGGAGGCCTTCCTTGATCTCCGAGGACCACATTACGCCCGAGGAGGCGATTTGACCCACACGCGACAAGTCGTAGGGCTTTCCAGCCGCTTTGGCCGCATCAAGGGCTGCCAGAATTGGACGCGCAAACGCATCACCCACAATCGTAAGGTCAGTCACCTTGTTATCAACGACGCACTGCAAGAGCGCGTCCGCGTCGAGGTGCTGTGTTCGCTGAGTAACGACAGTACCGCCGCAGTTAAGCGCAACCATGGTACCGATCCACATACCGGTACCGTGCATTTGCGGACAGGCAGGGAGGCTACAGTGGACAGCGCTCATTTCCGTTATCGCTCGGGCACCTGCAAGTACCTCATCGATGGATGTGGGTGGTGCGAGGCCTCGAGAAGTGTAGCCGCCAATACAGAGCCAGTGGGCGAGGGCGCCGTTGTCGTACATGACACCCTTGGGCATGCCTGTCGTGCCGCCCGTGTACAGCATATAGCGGTCGTCAAAGGCACTCGGTGTAAAGGGCAGAGGATCGGAGCTTGTTAACGCTGTTTCATAATCCAGAGCGCCGTCTAGCAGCGGTTCGCCACATCCGTCATCGACTTGGATGTAGAGCTTAATCTTCGGCAGTGAATCCCGAATTTCCTTAATTCGCGGTGCATAGCTTGCGTGGAAAATCACCACCTCGGAGTCACTGTTATCGAGCAGGTAGATGAGCTCCTCGGCACGATAGCGATAATTCACGTTTACGGGGCAAACAGACTGCTTGAAACAGCCAAAATGCGCTTCGGTGTACTCGTTACAGTTAAGCATGTACATACCCACTGACGCGCCATTGGTGACACCGTTCGCCGCGAAAAGACCTGCTAGTCGAGCAGCTCTGTCATTGAACTCTGACCATGTAACCGTTTTACCTTCGCAGATGAGGGCAGGTCGGTCAGGGAACTCCTCTGAGAGTGCCGTCCAAACGTTATTGAAGTGAAATTCCATCTAATTGCTCCGCTGACTTTATTTTTGTTAACAGCGCGGCGCAGATAATGAATCAAACGCCGATCCATGAGTCAGAGACTCTCATGAGCCGGCGGAGATTTCTAGCCCGTTTGAGGGTGTTTGCCGCAGTCGGTTCGGCGGCGTTTTAGGTAGAGTCGAGGGTTGGCGGCAAGGGGCTTATCTACCGCTACTCTACCGGCACTACGCAGAGTACGAATCGACGACCCTAACGATGCCGAGATTCGTTCCTCGCACGCGTGTTTTCTTCAAATGCTTGAGAATCGGTTTGGGCATGCCCTCGGGCAGATCAATAGTCGCGTAGTGCTCAAAAATATTGATTTTGCCAATGAATTCGCCTTCGATGCCGGCTTCATTGGCAATGGCACCCATGATCTCGCTGGGCTTAACACTCTGCTTTTTCCCAACGCCCAGCCAGAAGCGCTCCATTACTACATCGGGATGCTCCTCAAGCGGGCGAGCGCGTCCGAGCTCTTTTACGGTGTAAGAGAGTGGAACTTCGCGCTCTTTTCCGTGCTTGTCCTTGAGTGGACGCGGCTCCTTGCGCGCATCTCGTGGAGGCTTCTGTTCTGCCTCAGCGCGGGATTTCCCTCCCTTGGCTGGCTCTGGGGGCAGCTCTACACCGTCCATTACCATGGCCGCTAAAGCTAGAGCGATATCTTTGTGGCTGTGTCCGTCTTTTAAAAGCTGCTCGACCGCGTCATTCGCTTTCGGGTGCGTGGGTGCTCCCATAGCATCGCGCAGCTTGTTGACAAGCCGCTCCCTCGCTTTCGCATCAATTTCCGCATAGGTCGGCAAGTCGATGGGCTGAATTTTCTGCTTGGTTACTTTCTCGATGTTATGGAGCATTCGACGTTCGCGCGGTGCAACAAACAAGATTGCTTTACCCGCGCGTCCTGCTCGACCCGTGCGACCAATGCGATGAACATAAGACTCACGATCGAAAGGAATGTCGTAGTTGATGACGTGAGTTATGCGCTCTACGTCTAAGCCCCGAGCGGCAACATCAGTGGCAACGACGATATCGAGGCGACCGTCCTTCAGCTGCTCCACGGTTTTTATTCGTGTCTTTTGATCAATATCGCCGTTGAGCGGAGACGCATTAAAGCCTCGCTGGCGCAATTGATCTGCAATGGCCGAGGTCGACTCGCGCGTCCGCACAAAAATAATGACGCCTTGAGTGTCCTCTACCGCCATAAATCGCGTGAGGGCATCGAGCTTGTTTGTTCCCTTTACCAACCAATAACGCTGCTCGATATTGGTATTGGTTGTCGCTTGAGAGGCGATAGAGACCTCGACAGGGTCCACAAGGTGCACGTTGGCAATTTCACGTATGCGAGGCGGCATGGTGGCTGAGAACAAAGCGACGCGCCGACCTTTGGGCGTCTGCGAGAGGATCTCGTCGACATCGTCGATGAAACCCATGCGGAGCATTTCATCAGCTTCGTCCAGCACAACGGTCTTAATCTGGCTGAAGTCAGCCGACTTTCGATTGAGGTGGTCGAGCAGACGGCCAGGTGTAGCAACAATGACGTGGACACCTTCTCTCAATTGCTTGAGTTGCTGGCGCATATCGTTACCACCACAGAGGGCAACGACCCTGCACCCCTTGGAGCGCTTGGCATAGCTTCTGAATGCATCCGCCACTTGCATCGAAAGCTCGCGCGTCGGGCAAAGAACAAGAATCTGCGGTACAACTGCGTCAAAATCTAGGCTAGCCAATGAGGGCAGTGCAAAAGCAGCCGTTTTACCAGTGCCTGTTTGTGCAATCCCGACGACGTCTTGTCCGCTGAGCATGGCAGGTATCGTTTCTGCTTGGATCGGTGTTGCAGCCTCGTAGCCCAACTCAGTGAGGGAATTCAGCAAAAAATGGGGCAAACCAAGGCTATCGAAAGCCGTTGGCGCGGAATCAGTATCGGTCATGGAATATGTACGGGCTGGGAAAGCGCGCAGACTACGCTCACATGCTGAACTGAGAAAGGTAAATCCTGCCTATATCTACCGTTTTTATTCGTAAAGAACGAGATTAGCCTCGAAACGGCGCCGTTGAGGCTCTTGCCACTCGCGAGCGCCTTTACTCAGTTTGCTTCAAGCGTACCCTTGGTCTTTTCAATGTCACTG encodes the following:
- a CDS encoding putative threonine efflux protein (PFAM: LysE type translocator); amino-acid sequence: MSAETWLLLSLTLFAGAASPGPSLALVVRTALAHGRLAGVTVALAHGVGVTIYALAVVFGVSGLVTRVDGAMLVIQVLGASFIIYLGAKMLRAGLKGLMVGDTGPLHPENKYSDKVTAAVHARDGLLIVVLNPKVIIFFVAIFSQFLSPSLSLSSQLVAAALAGIIDASWYGVMALIVSKKGVRDKLQRAANPFDVFFGVLLITVALLVLWSVVGTN
- a CDS encoding DNA/RNA helicase, superfamily II (PFAM: Helicase conserved C-terminal domain; DbpA RNA binding domain; DEAD/DEAH box helicase) → MTDTDSAPTAFDSLGLPHFLLNSLTELGYEAATPIQAETIPAMLSGQDVVGIAQTGTGKTAAFALPSLASLDFDAVVPQILVLCPTRELSMQVADAFRSYAKRSKGCRVVALCGGNDMRQQLKQLREGVHVIVATPGRLLDHLNRKSADFSQIKTVVLDEADEMLRMGFIDDVDEILSQTPKGRRVALFSATMPPRIREIANVHLVDPVEVSIASQATTNTNIEQRYWLVKGTNKLDALTRFMAVEDTQGVIIFVRTRESTSAIADQLRQRGFNASPLNGDIDQKTRIKTVEQLKDGRLDIVVATDVAARGLDVERITHVINYDIPFDRESYVHRIGRTGRAGRAGKAILFVAPRERRMLHNIEKVTKQKIQPIDLPTYAEIDAKARERLVNKLRDAMGAPTHPKANDAVEQLLKDGHSHKDIALALAAMVMDGVELPPEPAKGGKSRAEAEQKPPRDARKEPRPLKDKHGKEREVPLSYTVKELGRARPLEEHPDVVMERFWLGVGKKQSVKPSEIMGAIANEAGIEGEFIGKINIFEHYATIDLPEGMPKPILKHLKKTRVRGTNLGIVRVVDSYSA
- a CDS encoding penicillin-binding protein, beta-lactamase class C (PFAM: Beta-lactamase) translates to MNRIEYFTLLAALTLQACGGGGSSSPAPAPVVTPPPSFQSPHPDNWETQSATDAGFDESALSDAFDYAMQDGSFTQAALVVRNGKIVGEQYRGISDGEVNTLVSLASDPGAQDPAFWAENYGTRDSSSLMTSWSTAKSFTSMLIGIAIEKGFISSTDQLASDFITEWQADDRADITIEQLLDMRSGLVPVCFLPNTGDLGECMNQGDAAAGGNIVFYPDQMTACIDRGLAVDGATYPWDPDGIYTAGEFLYSNCDTQILGEILFRATGQDAGTFAQTELFEPINMSATWWRDDVESGQANGNYLTYCCLDATPRDFAKFGYLLHLGGIELESGTQYSSYVSEIRAMSDFYDKQFWSFCAEQDDDNTCLNRVVVTRGFDGQFIAMDFKHNLIIVRASLYKAYLNQSDDFKMNLVPGSVAESNWLGSVPNAMAIAAPSTFFIEEFHARVVSALAP
- a CDS encoding acyl-CoA synthetase (AMP-forming)/AMP-acid ligase II (PFAM: AMP-binding enzyme), which produces MEFHFNNVWTALSEEFPDRPALICEGKTVTWSEFNDRAARLAGLFAANGVTNGASVGMYMLNCNEYTEAHFGCFKQSVCPVNVNYRYRAEELIYLLDNSDSEVVIFHASYAPRIKEIRDSLPKIKLYIQVDDGCGEPLLDGALDYETALTSSDPLPFTPSAFDDRYMLYTGGTTGMPKGVMYDNGALAHWLCIGGYTSRGLAPPTSIDEVLAGARAITEMSAVHCSLPACPQMHGTGMWIGTMVALNCGGTVVTQRTQHLDADALLQCVVDNKVTDLTIVGDAFARPILAALDAAKAAGKPYDLSRVGQIASSGVMWSSEIKEGLLRHQNMVLNDIMGSTEGSMGASISTREGAAKTAKFMIADYVKVFNEDDKPVQPGSGEMGMVATAGIVPRGYYKDEEKSARTFRVVDGIRYSFPGDFATVEADGTITLLGRGSQCINTGGEKVFTEEVEESIKRHDDVEDCLVVGLPDERLGNRVIAVYSQKPGTVPIGEDGLREHVKTQLAGYKAPKQCILVDVVQRAPNGKADYKWAKATAEAHQ